CTTCGCCGAAATGGCGGCAATTAAAGTCCGGATCGACTTGGCGGTCTGTCCATGTTTCCCGATGACCTTGCCCAGGTCGCCGGGTCCAACGCGCAATTCATAGACCGTAGTGCGGGCGCCCTGAACTTCCGTCAGGTCAACTTCATTAGGATTATCAACCAACGCCTTGACGATAGTCTCGATGAATTCCTTCACTGCAAACTCCTTTGAAGAATCGTTTCTGTTTTGTCGCGTCCGGTGTTTTCTTCAAACCGCTCAGGCTTCCGCCTTTGTCTCTTTTACGCCTTTGGTCTTCTTGCGTTTCTTGGGGCGCTCGGTAATCGTCTCCGCTACCACCAGGGTCGAGATATCTCCCCCCCTCTTGACCGTCTCATACTTCTTCATGAAGCCAATCTGCTTGAGAAGATTGATAACGGTGTCGGACGGGACCGCCCCCTGGTCAAGCCAGTAGGTAATCCGCTCTTCATTTATCTTGACCCGGGCCGGTTTCTCGATCGGGTTGTACTGACCCAGAATCTCCAGAAATCTTCCGTCGCGAGGCATACGAGAATCGGTCGCTACAAAACGATAAGTAGGTCTCTTCTTAGCGCCCAGCCGTCTCAGTCGAATGTGTGTTGCCAATGTGCCATACCTCCATCAATTAGAACTACATTTGGAATGGAAAGGCCCCTTTCGGAAGACCTTTAAATTTGAATTTGCTCATATCTTTAATCATCTTCTGCATCGCCGCAAACTGCTTGAGGAGAAGATTTATATTCTGCACCGAATTACCCGAACCTTTGGCGATGCGCACCTTGCGGGAACCGTCGATTATCTGCGGATTCCGCCGCTCCTCCGGAGTCATCGACTGTATCATCGCCTCCACCC
Above is a genomic segment from Candidatus Zixiibacteriota bacterium containing:
- a CDS encoding KH domain-containing protein, encoding MKEFIETIVKALVDNPNEVDLTEVQGARTTVYELRVGPGDLGKVIGKHGQTAKSIRTLIAAISAKKGKRAVLEILE
- the rpsP gene encoding 30S ribosomal protein S16 produces the protein MATHIRLRRLGAKKRPTYRFVATDSRMPRDGRFLEILGQYNPIEKPARVKINEERITYWLDQGAVPSDTVINLLKQIGFMKKYETVKRGGDISTLVVAETITERPKKRKKTKGVKETKAEA